From the Theropithecus gelada isolate Dixy chromosome 16, Tgel_1.0, whole genome shotgun sequence genome, the window gcacaagTCACCattcccagctcatttttgtttttaaagagacaggattttgccatgtcacccagtctggtctcaaacttctggacttaagtgatctgcctgcctcggcctcccaaagtgttgggattacaggcttaagccaccctgcctggctgaaAAAATGAGAAGTTTTGACCATAATTAATGGtcaatagaatagaaaaaaggaaggaaggaaggaaggaacgagagaaggaaggaaggaaggaaaagaaagaaaaagaaggaaggaagaaagaaaaaggaaagaaagagaaaggaaagaaagaaagagaggaaggaaggaaggaaggaaggaaggaaggaaggaaggaaggaaggaaggaaggaaggaaggaagagggcaaAGTAATGAGACCCTTCTCTATGGGATGAAAGCTGGTCCCTGGGTAGCTGCTGGTGACCCCTTGGAATCTTTGTATCTGCCCCTTGCTTCTCCACGTGCTGCATGTGCCTGTCCTGTTTGCTTTTACAAGGGGAGTGGCATCCCTCACCTTTCTCTTATAAATCACCTGGCTGAGGTTGGACATGTGATATCAGCTGGGAATCTGGAAGGTTGGAAGTCCCTCCAGATAGGGACTGGGGATAGCTCCAACCCATGCCATTTCCTTGTCCCTCATGCaaccctccccttctctcccacctcctccttaacctctcttctctcccatccCTCACCCTCTCTTTGCCCACTGCTTCATTCAGCTTTGACCACCTCTCCCAATTCCTAGATTAGAAGTTCTTGGAAAAAACTGAGAGCCGCATTCCATCCCTGCAGAAGGATTTAACACATATGTGGTCCAGGTGTTGTGAGGGAGGGGGTGCTACAAGATGGATAGTGCTAGAGCCTGTGCCCTGCTCCTGGGATGTCCCTGTCTCTGTCCTGGGGCAATTGCTTCTCCCTCCTGGATAGTCAGGGGTGAGTGTCACCTTGACAGAGGGGTTTACAGTCACCATTGTCACCACCAGAGGGCAGCAGCCAGCCAGACCTTTGCTCCTCTCCAGGTCTTGTCTTCTGGCTCTCTGTATCTTTCTAAATCTTGTCCCAGCTGCCTCTGGTCTCACTCAACCCCAGGAGCACAGGTGGGAGAGTAGAGAGGCACTGGAAGTTGTAGGTGGTATCCTTTGCCGCTCTCTTAGTGAAGTCCCCAAGAGGTGAAACCCAGTCCCCAAAGCCACACCAAAGTCTAGCCGAGATTTCAACCTGACTCTCCTGTCTGACTACCGGACCCCTGAGAGCACCAGGGAGGCCATTCCCAGATCACCTGTGAGACCTGACTGGGGGTCCCAGACCCCAGCTATGGTATAGTAAGCTTTGGTCATCTTCCTTTTTGAGGGCACGAGGAAGGCAAAGCTGCGGTCAAGCGTTCACGAAGCAGTCTATGCCCCCTGTAAACAGCGTGGCTGgttagttaacctctctgagcccttcTCATTGGCTGAATTTATGACTAATGAGTAGTGAGAGAATATAAGTAAAGGTGGTTTGTAAACTATGATGTGTCAAGCACATTTAAGGGACAATGATGATACTAGAGAAAAAACACTGGACTCAGGCTCAGATGTGGGTTTGAGATCGGTCTGCCATTTACAGTGGGTGACTTTTTGGAAAGTCAGTTAACTTCTCTGGGTCTCCGATACCATCTGAAACCTCTCTAGAGTTGTAGGTGCTGGGCCTATTTGAGGGATTGTTTCTGCTAAGACCCTGGGAGTGCCTCCTGTGGCTCAGCAGAAGGACCAGGGCCAGGTGGGTATTCCTAGTGGAAGCAAAGGCAGCTGACTGGGCACCCTCAAATGAACTTTTGTGGTTGTCAGGAACGTTTGACGACGGCTGGAGGCCAACAGAGTCCCTACAGGTGGTGCCCACGGTAATGCACCGACAATGAGTGGCTGTTTTCCAGTTTCTGGCCTCCGCTGCCTATCTAGGGTAAGTGGGTCCCTCTGGGGGTCTCCTAGGATGAGGCCTCAGCCCCCAGTTTTCCATCACCTTTCCATAGGGCCTTGGGAGAGGCCCTATCCAGCCCATTTTAGGTTTACCCTCACCTCTACTGGAGCTTCATGATTTCCTAGAAGCTTCCATCCCAGGTGTGGGGTCCTGATGCTTTATATCTGCAATTTGAAGGATCCTGGGCCACCGAAATGCCCACTGGATGTTGATGAGACCATAGGGTGACTCTAGGGATGAGGTGGAAGGGACAGCTTGGTTAGGACAGCAGATAGTCCATCGAAATCCCAGCCCTGAAATGAGGAGCTTGGGCTTCTGTTTCACAAGGTGTGCCAGGCCATAAGCACCCCAGGAATATGAGAGAGGGGTTTAGGAAGAAACCAGAAAGAGGAACAATCCCATCTCAATTAACTGGGGTGGGAGCTGGGCGGGAGAAAAGCAGTGTGTGGGTATCTGGAAGCTGCACATCACCTGCTCACTGCCCCTCTGCGCCTCTCACACACTGGCAGGCAAAGGTGATGGAGACTTGCTGCTGAGGGCTCTTGCTGCCTCCATTGCTTGCCTTTCCTTGTGCCCTGACATGTCCCCTGTTGTCCTCTGTCCTCTCCCTTGCTGCCTACTACCCTCCCGTCCAACATGACTCTGGCCCAAGGTCTCCACTTCCTGAAACTCCCCTATCCCTACCCCTACTCTGTCTTCCTGTCCAGCAGTCTGTCTCCAAGATCCCCTAGCATGATTTCCTTTCAGCCCTCTCTTCCATACCCCTTAAGTCCCCACTACCTGGCCCTTCCCACTCCTCTGCCTTTTCAGCCACTgctgctctctctcttctcccttacCTGTCTCCCAGGTATGTCGTGGCCTGGTGCGGGAGGCTCTTACCTCCCCAAGCCCCACTGCTTCTCCTGCTGCCCGCTTGCTTCGGACTCTGGCAGAAACCCCACCCGCTGACACGTTCCTCCTGGGGAATTGGCAAGTGATTAGTGATGAGCTGTCAGCACAGGGCCCTCAAACTCCCTGGAGAAGCTGTGCCCCATCCCTAGACCTCTGTCCAGTGCCATTGGGCTGGAAGCAGCTCCCAGAGAGCCATAGATTCCCCACAGCCCAAAAGTTGAATGGGGAAGCCGGTCCAGTTGGGTGGATGGGTGGTTTCCCTTGACTGCCTCAGGGAATGAGGAAGGGGAGAGTTCCCACCACCCTCTCTTGATCCACACGAACAACAGGGGCCACTGGAAGTCTCCAAAACAGTCCAGTCCAGAAACCTCCCCAAAGTGGTGATCCTCGGAAGCTACTCTTCCCTTCTTTTGACCCTTGTTAAGCCCCATTGGTCCCTGATGAGAGTACCGAAAACAGGTGCTGGGAAGCCCTCTGGGCATAAACCCCGGTGCAGTTAAGTAAGAGGTGCCACTGGGGTAGTCAGGGAAGGCTGGGGATAGAGGTGGTGGCATTGGGTACTCCTCCCAGCTTAACCAGACTTGGGTCCTCCTCAGGTCTTGGATGTGCCAGCGCCTCTGGCCGTGGCCCGCTAACCAGCCTCTCCCGGGCGGGCTCCTGCCGCGCCCCCTCTCGcttgctccctcctcctcctcctcctgctgctctccCCCCTGCTCCCAGGACGGCGGGATGGCTGCGCAGGGCGCGCCGCGCTTCCTCCTGACCTTCGACTTCGATGAGACTATCGTGGACGAAAACAGCGACGATTCCATTGTGCGCGCCGCGCCAGGCCAGCGGCTCCCGGAGAGCCTGCGAGCCACCTACCGCGAGGGCTTTTACAACGAGTACATGCAGCGCGTCTTCAAGTACCTGGGCGAGCAGGGTGTGCGACCGCGGGACTTGCGTGCCATCTACGAAGCCATCCCTTTGTCGCCAGGCATGGGCGACCTGCTGCAGTTTGTGGCTAAACAGGGCGCCTGCTTCGAGGTGATTCTCATCTCCGATGCCAACACCTTTGGCGTGGAGAGCGCGCTGCGCGCCGCCGGCCACCACAGCCTGTTCCGCCGTATCCTCAGCAACCCATCGGGGCCGGATGCGCGGGGACTGCTGGCTCTGCGGCCGTTCCACACACACAG encodes:
- the PHOSPHO1 gene encoding phosphoethanolamine/phosphocholine phosphatase isoform X1, whose amino-acid sequence is MSGCFPVSGLRCLSRVCRGLVREALTSPSPTASPAARLLRTLAETPPADTFLLGNWSWMCQRLWPWPANQPLPGGLLPRPLSLAPSSSSSCCSPPCSQDGGMAAQGAPRFLLTFDFDETIVDENSDDSIVRAAPGQRLPESLRATYREGFYNEYMQRVFKYLGEQGVRPRDLRAIYEAIPLSPGMGDLLQFVAKQGACFEVILISDANTFGVESALRAAGHHSLFRRILSNPSGPDARGLLALRPFHTHSCTRCPANMCKHKVLSDYLRERAHDGVHFERLFYVGDGANDFCPMGLLAGGDVAFPRRGYPMHRLIQEAQKAEPSSFRASVVPWETAADVRLHLQQVLKSC
- the PHOSPHO1 gene encoding phosphoethanolamine/phosphocholine phosphatase isoform X2, producing MCQRLWPWPANQPLPGGLLPRPLSLAPSSSSSCCSPPCSQDGGMAAQGAPRFLLTFDFDETIVDENSDDSIVRAAPGQRLPESLRATYREGFYNEYMQRVFKYLGEQGVRPRDLRAIYEAIPLSPGMGDLLQFVAKQGACFEVILISDANTFGVESALRAAGHHSLFRRILSNPSGPDARGLLALRPFHTHSCTRCPANMCKHKVLSDYLRERAHDGVHFERLFYVGDGANDFCPMGLLAGGDVAFPRRGYPMHRLIQEAQKAEPSSFRASVVPWETAADVRLHLQQVLKSC
- the PHOSPHO1 gene encoding phosphoethanolamine/phosphocholine phosphatase isoform X3 encodes the protein MSGCFPVSGLRCLSRDGGMAAQGAPRFLLTFDFDETIVDENSDDSIVRAAPGQRLPESLRATYREGFYNEYMQRVFKYLGEQGVRPRDLRAIYEAIPLSPGMGDLLQFVAKQGACFEVILISDANTFGVESALRAAGHHSLFRRILSNPSGPDARGLLALRPFHTHSCTRCPANMCKHKVLSDYLRERAHDGVHFERLFYVGDGANDFCPMGLLAGGDVAFPRRGYPMHRLIQEAQKAEPSSFRASVVPWETAADVRLHLQQVLKSC